A single Dehalococcoidia bacterium DNA region contains:
- a CDS encoding ABC transporter substrate-binding protein codes for MSSLRHALLGTVLMLTACQAPAAPAPAPAAAVAQPRPAATAVRAERVRLAWADAGVLTPFRVSTAGPGGATLISLIYDTLTWKDEAGIIPWLATRWTIGPDATTYTFTLAPNVEWHDGRPLTAADVAFTFDFYSRFPYRWMATEMVARAEATSPSEVAIVLKRPYAAFLEDIAGVVPVIPKHVWETVSDPRTYDSENASVGSGPFILADYRPAEGSYRLIANRRYFRGEVVVGEFQSLNIPTDTRVLALQQGRVDLINSADAGIAEIFRGDPRIAVHETDPLSIVRLAVNTERAPLNRREVRQALMYAIDRATIAEVATKGAPIVGNAGVVPPSSPWYNPNVRQYPYDPAAARALLRGEQLTIELLTDPANREPDLIAPMLQAVGITLVIKRVDSATRTALLREGNFQLAQVAHIGVGGDPDFLRRWYAGEEANDFAQGSIFNNAEFDRLARDSAATVDERQRRAIVNRMQELLAEELPTIVLYHRRFYWAYDRTVFAPMTTWGGLMNGIPFPHNKLAFLRRG; via the coding sequence ATGTCATCCCTTCGTCACGCTCTGCTGGGCACGGTCCTCATGCTGACGGCGTGCCAAGCGCCTGCAGCACCGGCCCCCGCGCCAGCGGCCGCCGTCGCCCAGCCGCGGCCAGCCGCCACCGCCGTTCGCGCCGAGCGCGTCCGCCTCGCGTGGGCCGATGCCGGCGTGCTCACCCCCTTCCGCGTCAGCACCGCCGGCCCGGGCGGGGCGACGCTGATCTCGCTCATCTACGACACTCTCACGTGGAAAGACGAGGCCGGCATCATCCCGTGGCTCGCCACGCGCTGGACCATCGGCCCGGACGCCACCACCTATACGTTCACCCTCGCGCCGAATGTCGAGTGGCACGACGGGCGGCCGCTCACCGCGGCAGATGTCGCCTTCACGTTCGACTTCTACAGCCGCTTCCCCTACCGCTGGATGGCGACCGAGATGGTCGCGCGCGCCGAGGCGACCTCGCCGTCCGAGGTGGCGATTGTCCTGAAGCGCCCCTACGCCGCCTTCCTCGAAGACATCGCCGGGGTCGTGCCGGTCATTCCCAAGCACGTGTGGGAGACGGTAAGCGACCCGCGCACCTATGACAGCGAAAACGCGTCGGTTGGCAGCGGCCCCTTTATCCTCGCCGACTACCGGCCCGCCGAGGGCAGCTACCGGCTGATCGCTAACCGGCGGTACTTCCGCGGCGAGGTCGTCGTCGGCGAGTTCCAATCGCTCAACATCCCGACCGATACGCGGGTCCTCGCTCTCCAGCAAGGCCGTGTCGACCTGATCAACTCCGCCGATGCCGGGATCGCCGAGATCTTCCGCGGCGACCCCCGCATCGCGGTCCACGAGACCGACCCGCTCTCGATCGTCCGGCTAGCGGTGAACACCGAGCGCGCGCCGCTCAACCGCCGCGAGGTGCGCCAAGCGCTGATGTACGCCATCGACCGCGCGACGATCGCCGAGGTGGCGACCAAAGGGGCGCCGATCGTCGGCAACGCGGGCGTCGTGCCGCCAAGCTCGCCGTGGTACAACCCGAACGTCCGCCAGTATCCCTATGACCCGGCGGCGGCGCGCGCCCTCCTGCGCGGCGAGCAACTGACGATCGAACTGCTGACCGACCCGGCCAACCGCGAGCCGGACCTGATTGCGCCGATGCTCCAAGCGGTCGGCATCACCCTCGTCATCAAGCGGGTCGACAGCGCGACGCGGACCGCGCTCTTGCGCGAAGGCAACTTCCAGCTCGCTCAGGTGGCGCATATCGGGGTCGGCGGCGACCCAGACTTTCTGCGGCGCTGGTACGCCGGCGAGGAAGCGAACGACTTCGCCCAAGGATCCATCTTCAACAACGCCGAGTTCGATCGCTTGGCGCGGGACTCGGCGGCGACGGTCGACGAGCGGCAGCGGCGCGCGATCGTCAACCGGATGCAGGAGCTGCTGGCCGAGGAACTGCCGACGATCGTGCTCTATCACCGCCGCTTCTACTGGGCCTATGACCGGACCGTCTTCGCGCCGATGACGACCTGGGGCGGGCTGATGAACGGGATCCCGTTCCCCCACAACAAGCTCGCCTTCCTCCGGCGCGGATGA
- a CDS encoding lycopene cyclase domain-containing protein codes for MTRLGARLGRWTYLAFITVWAMPVILFQWWFAGRDLWAKRGPLALAVAAATLYLSAADAIAIARGIWRINPARTVGLRLGPLPLEEALFFLVTNVMVAQTMVMVDGPIANRRLARLVTLLRRSIPS; via the coding sequence GTGACGCGCCTCGGCGCCCGGCTCGGCCGCTGGACCTATCTCGCCTTCATCACTGTCTGGGCCATGCCGGTCATTCTCTTTCAATGGTGGTTCGCCGGGCGAGATCTTTGGGCGAAGCGCGGGCCCCTCGCGCTCGCCGTTGCGGCGGCGACGCTCTATCTCTCGGCGGCCGACGCAATCGCGATCGCCCGCGGCATTTGGCGAATCAACCCCGCGCGGACGGTCGGGCTGCGGCTCGGCCCGCTTCCCCTCGAAGAAGCGCTCTTCTTTTTGGTAACGAACGTCATGGTGGCGCAGACCATGGTGATGGTTGATGGACCGATCGCGAACCGCCGTCTCGCCCGCCTCGTTACTCTCCTACGACGATCTATACCCTCTTGA
- a CDS encoding SDR family oxidoreductase, whose translation MGKLEGKVIVITGASRGLGEVMARGFAAEGATLMLTARSEEDLARVADACRAAGAREVATARVDVRDDQQLQAMVDETLRRFGKLDVLVVNAAVGPAVSGRHFTDLTSYDLATWQTIMETNFTGAFLTLKAAMPAMGEGGSIIMIGSGTGRRASAGNAVYAASKAGVDVLTHIAAAEGKRRGIRVNCLSPGGMVDTHLFGPNKMPEHLKRLGHLPPEVMVAPAIFLASDDSRNVTGGFFEAKNWNPADPVGSGEFPDPAAEFRRAWAARPASA comes from the coding sequence ATGGGCAAGCTTGAGGGGAAGGTTATCGTCATCACCGGGGCAAGCCGCGGCCTCGGCGAAGTGATGGCGCGCGGGTTCGCTGCAGAAGGCGCGACGCTGATGCTGACCGCGCGCAGCGAGGAGGACTTGGCGCGGGTGGCAGACGCCTGCCGCGCCGCCGGCGCGCGCGAGGTAGCAACCGCGCGAGTGGACGTGCGCGACGACCAGCAGCTGCAGGCGATGGTCGATGAGACGCTGCGCCGCTTCGGCAAGCTGGATGTCCTCGTCGTCAACGCCGCGGTCGGGCCGGCAGTCTCGGGCCGGCACTTCACTGACCTGACGAGCTACGACCTCGCCACTTGGCAGACGATCATGGAGACAAACTTCACCGGCGCGTTTCTGACGCTGAAAGCAGCGATGCCGGCAATGGGCGAGGGCGGCTCGATCATCATGATCGGCTCAGGAACCGGCCGGCGAGCGAGCGCCGGCAACGCCGTCTACGCGGCCAGCAAGGCCGGCGTCGACGTTCTGACCCACATCGCAGCCGCAGAAGGGAAGCGGCGCGGCATCCGCGTCAACTGCTTGTCGCCTGGCGGAATGGTCGATACTCATCTGTTCGGACCGAACAAGATGCCGGAGCACTTGAAGCGGCTCGGCCACCTGCCGCCTGAGGTGATGGTCGCGCCGGCGATCTTCCTCGCGTCCGACGACTCCCGGAACGTCACCGGCGGGTTCTTCGAGGCGAAGAACTGGAACCCTGCCGATCCGGTCGGCTCCGGCGAGTTTCCCGACCCGGCCGCCGAGTTCCGACGGGCATGGGCAGCGCGCCCAGCCTCTGCCTAG
- a CDS encoding glycosyltransferase family 9 protein, translated as MTTNLCSTAGCLVVRLGAIGDTLLTLPALRALRRRYRRVVMVGSAAASALLGAVVDQVVEVEAPAAAALFRSDAGADHLFRAVVGPIEAAVVWLNRPREVAAALQRIGIRHLVTAPSVPADRRHVVDHLLSSIGEPTGAIVELPVAPSDRARAAALLRERGVRPDSVVLALGAGSPSKRWPVDRFAALAARLGRPAVALSGPAEGDAAARLRQLRPDVPILDNIELALLPAVLAHGAVVVANDSGPAHLAAAVGTPVVVLFGPTDPAVWAPRGKRVVVLQAGDGRLESLEVEAVSSAVTRLLAAR; from the coding sequence GTGACCACGAATTTGTGCAGCACCGCCGGCTGTCTGGTCGTTCGTCTCGGCGCGATCGGCGACACCCTCCTGACCCTGCCGGCACTGCGCGCGCTCCGCCGGCGGTATCGGCGCGTCGTCATGGTCGGCAGTGCGGCCGCCAGCGCGTTGCTCGGCGCGGTCGTCGACCAAGTGGTGGAGGTCGAAGCGCCGGCCGCCGCCGCGCTCTTCCGCTCGGATGCTGGCGCCGACCACCTGTTCCGCGCGGTCGTTGGTCCCATCGAGGCCGCGGTCGTCTGGCTGAACCGGCCGCGCGAGGTCGCGGCGGCGCTCCAGCGCATAGGCATTCGTCATCTCGTGACCGCGCCGTCCGTGCCGGCGGACCGCCGCCATGTGGTCGACCACTTGCTGAGCAGTATCGGTGAGCCGACCGGCGCGATTGTCGAGCTGCCTGTCGCGCCGAGCGACCGCGCGCGGGCAGCGGCGCTGCTGCGCGAGCGGGGAGTACGGCCAGACAGCGTCGTGCTCGCCCTCGGCGCAGGAAGTCCGTCCAAGCGCTGGCCGGTCGACCGCTTCGCTGCTCTCGCTGCGCGGCTAGGGCGCCCAGCGGTGGCGCTGAGCGGGCCGGCCGAGGGCGATGCCGCCGCGCGGCTGCGCCAGCTGCGGCCAGACGTGCCGATCCTCGACAACATCGAGCTCGCGTTGCTTCCTGCCGTGCTGGCGCACGGTGCGGTCGTGGTCGCCAACGACTCGGGACCAGCCCATCTTGCTGCCGCGGTTGGCACGCCGGTCGTTGTCCTGTTCGGTCCCACCGACCCCGCCGTCTGGGCGCCGCGCGGCAAGCGCGTGGTCGTTCTTCAGGCAGGCGATGGACGGCTGGAATCGCTCGAGGTCGAAGCCGTTTCCTCGGCGGTCACGCGCCTGTTGGCAGCGCGATGA
- a CDS encoding ABC transporter permease: MIRLAARTAALLAAVILLNFLIPRLLPGDPLDALAAGEQESGLAPLSAGARENLRRYYGLDRDLWGQFTVYLAMLGRGDLGWSYAKRQPVRDLIAARLPWTLGLVGAAALSAALLGIALGLAAAWRGGTADRALVFFASSTEAIPDFLLGMGLLFVFAVGLRWFPLSGGRSPFDEGGPALLDTLWHLTLPYLALTLGSFAVFLLLTRHSTAETARAPFVAVARAKGLPDRAIVVRHVLPNALPPIATLLALRLGAVLGGAIVIERVYGVPGIGLLAFEAIRERDYPVLQAVFLLSGAAIVLATALVDAILALTRPHGAR, encoded by the coding sequence ATGATCCGGCTCGCGGCGCGGACGGCGGCGCTGCTGGCGGCGGTCATCCTGCTGAACTTTCTCATCCCGCGGCTGCTGCCGGGCGACCCGCTCGACGCGCTGGCGGCGGGCGAGCAGGAATCAGGGCTGGCGCCGCTCTCGGCCGGGGCGCGCGAGAACCTGCGCCGCTACTACGGGCTGGACCGCGACCTCTGGGGCCAGTTCACGGTCTATCTGGCGATGCTCGGGCGCGGTGACCTCGGCTGGTCGTATGCCAAACGCCAGCCGGTGCGCGACCTGATCGCGGCCCGCCTGCCGTGGACGTTGGGGCTGGTCGGCGCGGCGGCGCTCAGCGCGGCACTGCTCGGGATTGCGCTCGGGCTTGCAGCGGCATGGCGAGGCGGAACCGCCGACCGCGCGCTCGTCTTCTTCGCCAGTTCGACGGAAGCCATCCCCGACTTTCTGCTGGGGATGGGGCTGCTTTTCGTCTTTGCGGTCGGCCTGCGCTGGTTTCCCCTGTCGGGCGGCCGGTCACCCTTCGACGAGGGCGGCCCGGCCCTGCTCGATACGCTCTGGCACCTAACCTTGCCCTACCTCGCCCTCACCCTCGGCTCGTTCGCGGTCTTCCTACTGCTGACGCGCCACAGCACGGCAGAGACGGCGCGCGCGCCCTTCGTCGCCGTCGCCCGCGCTAAGGGGCTTCCCGACCGCGCCATCGTCGTCCGCCATGTTCTGCCCAACGCGCTGCCGCCGATCGCGACGCTGCTGGCGCTCCGGCTCGGGGCGGTCCTCGGCGGCGCGATCGTGATCGAGCGGGTGTATGGCGTGCCGGGCATCGGGCTGCTCGCTTTCGAGGCGATCCGGGAGCGTGACTACCCGGTGCTCCAAGCGGTCTTCCTCCTCTCGGGCGCGGCGATCGTGCTCGCAACGGCGCTGGTGGACGCGATCTTGGCACTGACCCGGCCCCATGGCGCTCGCTAG
- a CDS encoding phosphate starvation-inducible protein PhoH, translating into MADLLLLDLDNGPSEGSRQAERFAGRLATIDIYALDRADLTPYRALIIPAFSDQEWLYAQRAVIRQFLDGGRVLLFSGHLFRPWLPGGSAFVPRQIRSHADYEVRLLRPHPLFDGVNLADLVYRRGVAGFFARGSNPPPPGAEPLLAFDDGTPVLYLDRVSSGGTLLVHSGNDLFGYFDVPAGETTFGARVLAWIDAEYERQQREGIT; encoded by the coding sequence GTGGCTGATCTGCTGCTGCTTGACCTCGACAACGGCCCGTCGGAGGGCTCCCGCCAGGCGGAGCGGTTCGCTGGCCGCTTGGCGACGATCGACATCTATGCGCTCGACCGCGCCGACCTGACGCCCTACCGCGCCCTTATCATTCCCGCCTTCAGCGACCAGGAGTGGCTGTATGCCCAGCGCGCCGTCATCCGCCAATTTCTCGACGGCGGCCGGGTGCTGCTGTTCAGCGGCCACCTGTTTCGGCCGTGGCTGCCTGGCGGAAGCGCTTTTGTCCCGCGCCAGATCCGCTCGCACGCCGACTACGAGGTGCGCCTGCTGCGGCCGCATCCGCTCTTCGATGGCGTCAACCTCGCCGATTTGGTCTACCGGCGCGGTGTGGCCGGCTTCTTCGCCCGCGGCTCCAACCCGCCGCCGCCGGGCGCGGAGCCGCTGCTGGCGTTCGACGATGGCACGCCGGTGCTCTATCTCGACCGCGTCAGCAGCGGCGGGACGCTGCTCGTCCATTCCGGCAACGACCTGTTCGGCTACTTCGACGTGCCGGCGGGCGAGACCACTTTCGGCGCCCGCGTCCTCGCCTGGATCGACGCCGAATACGAGCGGCAGCAGCGGGAGGGGATCACATGA
- a CDS encoding SDR family oxidoreductase, with amino-acid sequence MGRLDGKVALVTGASSGLGKAMAIAFAHEGADVAVAARRVEKLEETAHLCREAGARAIAIPCDVTDEEQVNAMVERTLAEFGHLDIVVNNAGIGPFVPGFRDNPHQPLATLAETKRVEWDSIIATNLTGPFLVMKAALPKMGAGGSVINITSISARFASMGGGGAYVASKWVLDALTRIVAEEQRERGVRVNALCPGAVVETDFFATVRDRQFMPAMADESVIIPAALFLASDDSRDVTGQCYYGKWFNDYLADTGSPPRHGI; translated from the coding sequence ATGGGTCGCTTAGATGGCAAAGTTGCGCTGGTGACCGGCGCGAGCAGCGGACTAGGCAAGGCGATGGCGATCGCGTTTGCTCATGAAGGCGCGGACGTGGCGGTGGCAGCGCGGCGCGTCGAGAAGCTGGAGGAGACGGCGCACCTCTGCCGCGAGGCAGGCGCGCGCGCAATCGCGATCCCCTGCGATGTCACCGACGAGGAGCAGGTGAACGCGATGGTGGAGCGGACGCTCGCCGAGTTCGGGCATCTCGACATCGTAGTGAACAACGCCGGCATCGGGCCATTCGTGCCGGGCTTTCGCGACAACCCGCATCAGCCGCTCGCCACGCTCGCCGAGACCAAGCGCGTCGAGTGGGACTCGATCATCGCCACCAACCTGACAGGGCCGTTTCTGGTGATGAAGGCGGCGCTTCCGAAGATGGGCGCGGGCGGCTCGGTGATCAACATCACCTCGATCAGCGCCCGCTTCGCCAGCATGGGCGGCGGCGGCGCCTACGTGGCGAGCAAATGGGTGCTTGACGCGCTGACGCGCATCGTTGCCGAGGAGCAGCGCGAGCGCGGGGTCCGCGTCAACGCTCTCTGCCCCGGCGCTGTCGTCGAGACCGACTTTTTCGCCACCGTCCGCGACCGCCAGTTCATGCCGGCAATGGCCGACGAGAGTGTCATCATCCCCGCAGCGCTCTTCCTCGCCTCGGACGACTCGCGCGATGTCACCGGCCAGTGCTACTACGGCAAGTGGTTCAACGACTATCTCGCCGACACCGGCAGCCCGCCGCGTCATGGGATCTGA
- a CDS encoding response regulator, with translation MATLAKILLVEDEPDIRAIAKLALEVVGGYTVALAESGAEALAVYQRFQPDLILLDVMMPGMDGIETFDRLRALAGGRLPPVVFMTAKVQRHEVERYRSLGALDVISKPFDPMTLSAVVQRIWDRYNGLAP, from the coding sequence GTGGCCACGCTCGCCAAGATCTTGTTGGTCGAGGATGAACCGGATATCCGCGCCATCGCCAAGCTCGCGCTTGAGGTTGTCGGCGGCTACACCGTCGCGCTCGCGGAGTCCGGCGCCGAGGCGCTCGCCGTCTATCAACGCTTTCAGCCAGACCTTATCCTGCTCGATGTCATGATGCCCGGGATGGACGGCATCGAGACGTTCGACCGGCTCCGCGCGCTCGCCGGCGGACGCCTGCCGCCGGTTGTTTTTATGACCGCCAAAGTCCAGCGCCATGAAGTCGAGCGCTACCGCAGTCTCGGCGCGCTCGATGTCATCTCAAAGCCGTTCGACCCGATGACACTGAGTGCGGTCGTCCAGCGCATCTGGGATCGGTACAATGGGCTCGCCCCGTAA
- a CDS encoding ABC transporter permease, giving the protein MALASLPLRPTRPAGRPRRWQAWGLPLAAWTLLAGFVALGLAGPWLAPHDPRVAIARPLQPPSGRALLGTNDVGQDVLSEWLIGARATLVAAIGVTAISTALAWLAGVTAGLWDRAALPLTSLGDLLLALPAIPLYLLILALVGPSQTTIILTLGLLSWPAFGRIVQATVREVRSAPYVEAAEALGASPIRVAVRHVIPATFGLLAAKVVLTVRFAIFAEASLAFLGLGDPGAKSWGAMLGTAFNYPLLFARGAWLWWVLPPALAIVAVVWATSVLTMERPRG; this is encoded by the coding sequence ATGGCGCTCGCTAGCCTGCCGCTGCGGCCGACGCGGCCGGCCGGCAGGCCGCGCCGCTGGCAAGCGTGGGGGCTGCCACTCGCTGCGTGGACGCTGCTGGCAGGGTTCGTCGCCCTCGGCCTCGCCGGTCCCTGGCTCGCTCCCCATGACCCGCGGGTTGCGATCGCACGGCCGCTCCAGCCGCCCAGCGGGCGGGCGCTGCTCGGCACGAATGACGTCGGGCAGGATGTGCTGAGCGAGTGGCTGATCGGGGCGCGGGCGACCCTCGTCGCCGCGATCGGAGTGACCGCGATCTCGACGGCGCTCGCCTGGCTGGCCGGCGTGACGGCGGGCTTGTGGGACCGGGCCGCGCTGCCCCTGACCAGCCTCGGCGACCTCCTGCTTGCCCTGCCCGCCATCCCCCTCTACCTTCTCATTCTGGCGCTCGTCGGGCCGAGCCAGACAACGATCATCCTGACGCTCGGGCTCCTTTCCTGGCCGGCGTTCGGGCGCATCGTCCAAGCGACAGTGCGCGAGGTGCGCTCTGCGCCGTATGTCGAAGCCGCTGAGGCGCTGGGCGCCTCGCCAATCCGGGTCGCCGTCCGCCATGTCATCCCGGCGACGTTCGGACTGCTGGCGGCGAAAGTCGTGCTGACCGTGCGCTTTGCGATCTTCGCCGAGGCGAGCCTCGCGTTTCTCGGGCTGGGCGACCCGGGCGCAAAAAGCTGGGGCGCGATGCTCGGCACGGCGTTCAACTATCCCCTGCTGTTTGCCCGCGGCGCGTGGCTCTGGTGGGTGCTCCCGCCGGCGCTCGCCATCGTCGCCGTCGTCTGGGCGACCAGCGTGCTGACGATGGAGCGACCCCGTGGCTGA